One window of the Populus nigra chromosome 4, ddPopNigr1.1, whole genome shotgun sequence genome contains the following:
- the LOC133692715 gene encoding transcription factor EGL1-like isoform X1 — MAHVVQSQQVILEKLRKQLAIAVRSVQWSYAIFWSLSTRQKGVLEWGGGYYNGDIKTRKVQATKLKADKIGLQRSEQLRELYKSLLGGDAGQQAKRSSPALSPEDLSDEEWYYLVCMSFVFNPGEGLPGRALANKQTIWLCNAQYADSKVFSRSLLAKSASIQTVVCFPYLEGVMELGVTELVTEDPSLIQHIKASLLDFSKPDCSEKSSSAAHNGDDDEDPMSTKISHEIVDSLALENLYSPTDDIELEQEGINDLHGNLREEFKRNSPDDCSDGCECNHQTEDSMHEGLNGGVSQVQSWHFMDDEFSDDVLDSMNSSECISEAVVKQGKAVLSSKEKNVTRLQSQVFQEGNHTKLSSFDLGADDDLHYRRAVCVILKSSSQSIENPCFRSGDHKSSFFSWKKRAVDGVMPRVQQNMLKKILFAVPLIYGGHSLRFDKENGGTDCLKKLEGCETCKEHYKSDKQRVNDKFIVLRSMVPSISEIDKESILSDTINYLKQLESRVAELESCKGWIDHEAGHRRSYMDMGDQTSDNDDIKKIDNGKRSWVNKRKALDIDEAELELDGVSPKDGMSLDLKVCTKEKEVLIEIRCPYREYMLLDIMDEINKLQLDVHSVQSSTLDGIFALTLKSKRGSSCTSRDDRTSTLENCRQDLSRHISNSTWMAYPFSTN; from the exons ATGGCTCATGTTGTCCAAAGCCAGCAGGTAATACTAGAAAAGCTGAGGAAACAGCTTGCAATTGCTGTGAGGAGTGTACAGTGGAGCTACGCAATTTTCTGGTCACTGTCAACCAGACAGAAAGG GGTACTGGAATGGGGTGGTGGGTACTACAATGGGGACATCAAGACTAGGAAAGTTCAAGCCACGAAACTTAAAGCTGATAAAATAGGCTTACAGAGGAGTGAGCAATTGCGAGAACTTTACAAGTCTCTCCTTGGAGGCGATGCTGGCCAGCAGGCTAAGAGGTCTTCTCCTGCATTGTCTCCTGAGGATCTGTCAGATGAGGAGTGGTATTACTTGGTGTGCATGTCCTTTGTATTCAATCCTGGTGAAGG GTTGCCAGGAAGAGCATTGGCCAATAAACAGACCATCTGGTTGTGCAATGCTCAATATGCAGATAGCAAAGTATTCTCTCGCTCTTTGCTTGCAAAG AGTGCATCTATTCAG ACCGTGGTGTGTTTTCCCTATCTTGAGGGAGTGATGGAGCTAGGTGTAACTGAGCTG GTCACAGAAGACCCCAGTCTCATTCAACATATCAAAGCTTCCTTGTTAGATTTCTCAAAGCCTGATTGCTCTGAGAAATCTTCCTCTGCTGCTCATAAtggagatgatgatgaagacCCAATGTCTACCAAGATCAGCCATGAGATAGTTGATTCATTAGCTTTGGAGAACCTGTACTCCCCAACAGACGATATAGAACTTGAGCAAGAGGGAATTAACGATTTACATGGAAATTTGCGTGAAGAATTCAAAAGGAACTCTCCTGATGATTGTTCAGATGGCTGTGAGTGCAATCACCAGACTGAAGACTCCATGCATGAAGGTTTAAATGGAGGTGTTTCTCAAGTTCAAAGTTGGCATTTCATGGATGATGAATTCAGCGATGATGTTCTAGATTCTATGAATTCGAGTGAGTGCATATCAGAGGCTGTAGTGAAACAAGGAAAGGCCGTACTCTCttccaaggaaaaaaatgtaACCCGCCTTCAGTCGCAAGTATTTCAAGAAGGAAACCACACAAAGTTGAGCTCCTTCGATCTTGGAGCTGATGATGACTTGCACTACAGAAGAGCTGTGTGTGTTATTCTGAAAAGTTCAAGTCAATCAATTGAAAATCCATGTTTCCGAAGTGGAGATCACAAGTCCAGTTTTTTTAGCTGGAAGAAAAGAGCAGTTGATGGCGTTATGCCACGGGTACAACAGAATATGTTGAAGAAGATTTTATTTGCAGTACCTTTGATATATGGTGGCCACTCTCTTAGGTTCGACAAGGAAAATGGAGGAACAGATTGCCTCAAGAAATTGGAAGGCTGTGAAACGTGCAAGGAGCATTATAAATCAGATAAACAAAGAGTGAATGACAAATTTATAGTACTGAGGTCGATGGTTCCTTCTATTAGTGAG ATTGACAAAGAATCAATCCTCAGCGACACCATTAATTACTTGAAACAGCTTGAATCAAGAGTAGCAGAACTAGAATCTTGCAAAGGCTGGATAGATCACGAGGCAGGACACAGAAGGAGTTACATGGACATGGGAGACCAGACATCAGATAATGACGACATCAAGAAGATTGACAATGGAAAGAGGTCTTGGGTAAACAAGAGGAAGGCCCTTGACATTGATGAAGCTGAACTAGAGCTTGATGGGGTTTCTCCCAAGGATGGGATGTCCTTAGATTTGAAAGTATGCACGAAAGAGAAGGAGGTTCTTATTGAGATTAGATGTCCTTACAGGGAGTACATGTTGCTTGATATCATGGATGAAATCAACAAACTGCAGTTGGACGTGCACTCAGTCCAGTCATCCACTCTTGATGGCATTTTCGCATTGACCCTGAAATCTAAG AGGGGCAGCAGTTGCACCAGCAGGGATGATCGAACAAGCACTTTGGAAAATTGCCGGCAAGACTTGAGTCGTCATATATCAAATAGTACTTGGATGGCTTATCCATTCAGTACAAATTAG
- the LOC133692715 gene encoding transcription factor EGL1-like isoform X2, protein MAHVVQSQQVILEKLRKQLAIAVRSVQWSYAIFWSLSTRQKGVLEWGGGYYNGDIKTRKVQATKLKADKIGLQRSEQLRELYKSLLGGDAGQQAKRSSPALSPEDLSDEEWYYLVCMSFVFNPGEGLPGRALANKQTIWLCNAQYADSKVFSRSLLAKSASIQTVVCFPYLEGVMELGVTELVTEDPSLIQHIKASLLDFSKPDCSEKSSSAAHNGDDDEDPMSTKISHEIVDSLALENLYSPTDDIELEQEGINDLHGNLREEFKRNSPDDCSDGCECNHQTEDSMHEGLNGGVSQVQSWHFMDDEFSDDVLDSMNSSECISEAVVKQGKAVLSSKEKNVTRLQSQVFQEGNHTKLSSFDLGADDDLHYRRAVCVILKSSSQSIENPCFRSGDHKSSFFSWKKRAVDGVMPRVQQNMLKKILFAVPLIYGGHSLRFDKENGGTDCLKKLEGCETCKEHYKSDKQRVNDKFIVLRSMVPSISEIDKESILSDTINYLKQLESRVAELESCKGWIDHEAGHRRSYMDMGDQTSDNDDIKKIDNGKRSWVNKRKALDIDEAELELDGVSPKDGMSLDLKVCTKEKEVLIEIRCPYREYMLLDIMDEINKLQLDVHSVQSSTLDGIFALTLKSKFRGAAVAPAGMIEQALWKIAGKT, encoded by the exons ATGGCTCATGTTGTCCAAAGCCAGCAGGTAATACTAGAAAAGCTGAGGAAACAGCTTGCAATTGCTGTGAGGAGTGTACAGTGGAGCTACGCAATTTTCTGGTCACTGTCAACCAGACAGAAAGG GGTACTGGAATGGGGTGGTGGGTACTACAATGGGGACATCAAGACTAGGAAAGTTCAAGCCACGAAACTTAAAGCTGATAAAATAGGCTTACAGAGGAGTGAGCAATTGCGAGAACTTTACAAGTCTCTCCTTGGAGGCGATGCTGGCCAGCAGGCTAAGAGGTCTTCTCCTGCATTGTCTCCTGAGGATCTGTCAGATGAGGAGTGGTATTACTTGGTGTGCATGTCCTTTGTATTCAATCCTGGTGAAGG GTTGCCAGGAAGAGCATTGGCCAATAAACAGACCATCTGGTTGTGCAATGCTCAATATGCAGATAGCAAAGTATTCTCTCGCTCTTTGCTTGCAAAG AGTGCATCTATTCAG ACCGTGGTGTGTTTTCCCTATCTTGAGGGAGTGATGGAGCTAGGTGTAACTGAGCTG GTCACAGAAGACCCCAGTCTCATTCAACATATCAAAGCTTCCTTGTTAGATTTCTCAAAGCCTGATTGCTCTGAGAAATCTTCCTCTGCTGCTCATAAtggagatgatgatgaagacCCAATGTCTACCAAGATCAGCCATGAGATAGTTGATTCATTAGCTTTGGAGAACCTGTACTCCCCAACAGACGATATAGAACTTGAGCAAGAGGGAATTAACGATTTACATGGAAATTTGCGTGAAGAATTCAAAAGGAACTCTCCTGATGATTGTTCAGATGGCTGTGAGTGCAATCACCAGACTGAAGACTCCATGCATGAAGGTTTAAATGGAGGTGTTTCTCAAGTTCAAAGTTGGCATTTCATGGATGATGAATTCAGCGATGATGTTCTAGATTCTATGAATTCGAGTGAGTGCATATCAGAGGCTGTAGTGAAACAAGGAAAGGCCGTACTCTCttccaaggaaaaaaatgtaACCCGCCTTCAGTCGCAAGTATTTCAAGAAGGAAACCACACAAAGTTGAGCTCCTTCGATCTTGGAGCTGATGATGACTTGCACTACAGAAGAGCTGTGTGTGTTATTCTGAAAAGTTCAAGTCAATCAATTGAAAATCCATGTTTCCGAAGTGGAGATCACAAGTCCAGTTTTTTTAGCTGGAAGAAAAGAGCAGTTGATGGCGTTATGCCACGGGTACAACAGAATATGTTGAAGAAGATTTTATTTGCAGTACCTTTGATATATGGTGGCCACTCTCTTAGGTTCGACAAGGAAAATGGAGGAACAGATTGCCTCAAGAAATTGGAAGGCTGTGAAACGTGCAAGGAGCATTATAAATCAGATAAACAAAGAGTGAATGACAAATTTATAGTACTGAGGTCGATGGTTCCTTCTATTAGTGAG ATTGACAAAGAATCAATCCTCAGCGACACCATTAATTACTTGAAACAGCTTGAATCAAGAGTAGCAGAACTAGAATCTTGCAAAGGCTGGATAGATCACGAGGCAGGACACAGAAGGAGTTACATGGACATGGGAGACCAGACATCAGATAATGACGACATCAAGAAGATTGACAATGGAAAGAGGTCTTGGGTAAACAAGAGGAAGGCCCTTGACATTGATGAAGCTGAACTAGAGCTTGATGGGGTTTCTCCCAAGGATGGGATGTCCTTAGATTTGAAAGTATGCACGAAAGAGAAGGAGGTTCTTATTGAGATTAGATGTCCTTACAGGGAGTACATGTTGCTTGATATCATGGATGAAATCAACAAACTGCAGTTGGACGTGCACTCAGTCCAGTCATCCACTCTTGATGGCATTTTCGCATTGACCCTGAAATCTAAG TTTAGAGGGGCAGCAGTTGCACCAGCAGGGATGATCGAACAAGCACTTTGGAAAATTGCCGGCAAGACTTGA